A part of Sinorhizobium chiapasense genomic DNA contains:
- a CDS encoding FecR family protein has product MRQICVKRRIFVGGLMLAAMVGRSANAAPDSVVGRAEKIRGNVRRRQGEDEARLAVGGDVLDNDYVSTSTNSFADLALSETRILLGPQTELLIDSFIAGQGGTLELGLGRMVFDRPEGLSKVDVAVRTAFGMIGVRGTKFFCGPSRAAFAVFVERGAVSVQGGGVTRTVAAGQGVDFDRPGAAPSELTNWGQARIREAYASVGLL; this is encoded by the coding sequence ATGCGGCAGATATGTGTGAAAAGGCGAATCTTCGTCGGCGGCCTGATGCTGGCGGCCATGGTGGGTCGATCGGCGAACGCGGCGCCCGATTCCGTGGTCGGTAGGGCCGAGAAGATACGCGGCAATGTTCGCCGCCGGCAGGGAGAGGACGAGGCGCGGCTTGCCGTCGGTGGTGACGTTCTCGACAATGACTACGTCTCGACGAGCACCAACAGCTTTGCCGATCTGGCGCTCAGCGAAACGCGCATCCTGCTTGGCCCGCAAACGGAACTCTTGATCGACAGCTTCATCGCCGGCCAGGGCGGCACGCTCGAGCTCGGTCTCGGCCGGATGGTCTTCGACCGGCCGGAGGGGCTTTCGAAGGTTGACGTGGCAGTGCGCACGGCTTTCGGGATGATCGGCGTGCGTGGCACGAAATTCTTCTGCGGCCCGAGCCGGGCGGCTTTCGCCGTCTTCGTGGAGCGTGGAGCGGTCTCGGTCCAGGGCGGCGGTGTGACGCGCACGGTTGCAGCCGGCCAAGGCGTCGACTTCGACCGGCCGGGCGCGGCACCGTCGGAGCTGACAAACTGGGGGCAGGCCCGCATCCGGGAAGCCTATGCGAGCGTCGGCTTGCTGTAA
- a CDS encoding CHASE2 domain-containing protein — MSAKHRRHHRVTPLFGGIVASLAAALLLYLYGGTVFKTPRELFFDNLTQWVASPRSPEITVVDVDRKAHETLGSENWDRAATAVLISRLAAAGPKVIALDFVFSSECEADAAGNAALASAIAGAPVVLGFLAADRALEHPRPVPPLALRRPLAVPEPWFIAGAETSCPTFMDQSKAATAGFLVGDEDARVRRAQAFAILGNDAYPALAIEAGRLAAGSSTPVLGGEPAWLRLDHAVIPLDEAGNLRFVASSEEAIAARTLSAADVVANTADRSRLAGKLVFVGSSMPSLGGLRPSASMPLEPSVQIHADIANAIITGFVPYRHGRLPPLEALFSFAAGTLAALGATRLRPLATLALGLLALLFVVAGAGGVYTATGWLVDAVGIGAALIAVLVVTSALQLAHVRRAEAIARQKFSQYLPQSVVARYIDEPNAGRVAGEERVVTALFTDIEGFSTLARKLGPRELVALLDIYFAEVNTLVSRHGGMVDKVVGDAVHALFNAPEDLEDHVNKAIECAVAIHALTEEMRRRPQFAENSFGRTRIGVETGPAVLGEVGAGGKLDYTAHGDAVNLAARLQDANKFLGTAICIGPAAAAQSDAPLRALGRHDIRGFGLMELFTVADPPSPAE; from the coding sequence TTGAGTGCGAAGCACCGCCGCCACCATCGCGTCACCCCGCTCTTCGGCGGGATCGTCGCAAGCCTGGCGGCGGCGCTGCTTCTCTATCTCTATGGCGGAACCGTCTTCAAAACCCCGCGTGAACTTTTCTTCGACAACCTCACGCAATGGGTGGCCTCGCCCCGGTCGCCGGAGATCACCGTTGTCGACGTCGATCGCAAGGCGCATGAGACGCTTGGCTCCGAAAACTGGGACCGGGCGGCGACGGCCGTGCTGATATCGCGGCTGGCCGCGGCCGGACCGAAGGTGATTGCGCTCGATTTCGTCTTCAGCTCCGAATGCGAGGCCGACGCCGCAGGCAATGCTGCGCTTGCTTCCGCGATCGCGGGGGCACCCGTCGTTCTGGGCTTTCTCGCGGCTGACCGTGCCCTGGAGCATCCGCGTCCCGTTCCTCCGCTCGCTCTTAGACGCCCGCTTGCGGTGCCGGAGCCGTGGTTCATTGCCGGGGCGGAAACATCCTGCCCGACATTCATGGACCAGTCCAAGGCGGCGACCGCCGGCTTTCTCGTCGGCGACGAGGATGCGCGCGTGCGGAGGGCGCAGGCTTTTGCGATCCTCGGCAACGACGCCTACCCGGCGCTCGCGATCGAAGCGGGACGGCTGGCGGCCGGGAGCAGCACGCCGGTGCTCGGCGGCGAGCCTGCCTGGCTCAGGCTCGATCATGCCGTCATCCCCCTCGACGAGGCGGGAAACCTGCGCTTCGTGGCAAGTTCGGAAGAGGCCATTGCCGCGCGCACGCTCTCGGCTGCCGACGTCGTGGCAAACACCGCCGATCGGAGCCGACTTGCGGGCAAACTGGTCTTCGTCGGCAGCAGCATGCCGAGCCTCGGCGGCCTGAGACCCAGCGCCTCGATGCCGCTCGAGCCTTCGGTGCAGATCCACGCCGACATCGCCAATGCCATCATCACCGGCTTCGTTCCCTACCGGCACGGCCGGCTGCCGCCACTGGAGGCTTTGTTCAGCTTCGCGGCGGGCACGCTTGCAGCCCTTGGCGCGACACGGCTTCGGCCGCTCGCGACCCTCGCCCTCGGCCTCCTCGCGCTACTCTTCGTCGTCGCCGGCGCCGGTGGCGTTTATACCGCAACGGGCTGGCTCGTCGATGCAGTCGGTATCGGTGCGGCGCTCATCGCTGTGCTCGTCGTGACAAGCGCGCTCCAACTCGCCCACGTGCGGCGCGCCGAGGCGATCGCCCGACAGAAATTTTCGCAGTACCTGCCGCAGTCCGTCGTCGCGCGCTACATCGACGAGCCGAATGCCGGACGCGTGGCGGGCGAGGAGCGCGTGGTCACCGCACTCTTCACCGATATCGAGGGATTCTCGACACTCGCCCGCAAGCTCGGGCCTCGCGAGCTCGTGGCCCTGCTCGACATCTATTTCGCGGAAGTGAACACCCTCGTCTCCCGCCATGGAGGCATGGTCGACAAGGTGGTCGGCGATGCCGTGCACGCGCTCTTCAACGCGCCGGAGGACCTCGAAGATCACGTCAACAAGGCGATCGAATGCGCCGTCGCGATCCACGCCTTGACCGAAGAAATGCGGCGGCGGCCGCAATTTGCAGAAAACAGTTTCGGCCGTACCCGGATCGGTGTCGAAACCGGGCCTGCCGTACTCGGCGAGGTGGGCGCGGGCGGCAAGCTCGACTACACCGCTCATGGCGACGCGGTGAACCTCGCGGCGCGGCTTCAGGACGCGAACAAATTCCTCGGAACGGCAATCTGCATCGGGCCAGCGGCAGCAGCGCAATCGGACGCACCTCTCCGGGCACTGGGGCGCCATGATATCCGTGGTTTCGGACTGATGGAGCTCTTCACAGTCGCTGACCCGCCATCGCCAGCCGAGTGA
- a CDS encoding Crp/Fnr family transcriptional regulator gives MAEVNRSPAFWRSFPIFEEFDKETLTELAGIATYRRWPAGTVIFQRGDEGNYMVVVVSGRIKLSLFTPQGRELMLRQHEGGALFGEMALLDGQPRSADATAVIASEGYVIGKKAFLDLIIHRPQIAEAVIRFLCAQLRDTTERLETIALYDLNARVARFFLATLKQIHGHELPSSANLRLTLSQTDIAAILGASRPKVNRAILSLEECGALKRTEGIICCNVDRLLNVADPEEG, from the coding sequence ATGGCCGAAGTCAACAGGAGTCCCGCCTTCTGGCGATCCTTTCCGATTTTCGAGGAGTTCGACAAGGAGACGCTGACGGAGCTTGCCGGCATCGCCACGTACCGGAGATGGCCGGCAGGTACGGTCATCTTCCAGCGCGGCGACGAAGGTAACTACATGGTTGTCGTGGTTTCGGGTCGCATCAAGCTCTCGCTGTTCACACCGCAGGGCCGCGAACTGATGCTGCGCCAGCATGAGGGGGGCGCACTCTTCGGCGAAATGGCTCTGCTCGACGGCCAGCCGCGGTCGGCCGATGCGACAGCGGTCATCGCATCCGAAGGCTACGTGATCGGCAAGAAGGCTTTTCTCGATCTCATCATCCACAGGCCACAGATCGCCGAGGCTGTGATCCGCTTTCTCTGCGCCCAGCTTCGCGATACCACCGAGCGGCTGGAAACGATCGCGCTCTACGACCTCAACGCCCGCGTAGCCCGTTTCTTTCTGGCAACGCTCAAACAGATTCACGGCCACGAACTTCCAAGCAGCGCCAATCTGCGCCTGACCTTGAGCCAGACCGACATCGCCGCCATTCTCGGCGCGAGCCGGCCAAAGGTGAATCGCGCCATTCTGTCGCTTGAGGAATGCGGTGCGCTCAAGCGCACGGAAGGCATCATTTGCTGCAACGTCGATCGCCTCCTGAACGTCGCCGATCCCGAGGAGGGCTAG
- a CDS encoding DoxX family protein — translation MSQNVVVLIGRILLSIMFIMSGFGKLTDPTATAGMITGAGWPAATALAYLAGLFELVAGVAILVGFQTRIASYLLAAFCLVTGLVFHSGAINVPDFPAAANGLLTVFNQIMMMKNITIAGAFLVLAAFGPGALSVDARTGKALATA, via the coding sequence ATGTCTCAGAATGTCGTCGTCCTTATCGGGCGCATCCTCCTTTCGATCATGTTTATCATGTCCGGCTTCGGCAAGCTCACCGATCCGACGGCCACTGCCGGCATGATCACCGGTGCCGGATGGCCGGCTGCAACGGCACTCGCCTATCTCGCCGGTCTGTTTGAACTCGTTGCCGGTGTTGCGATCCTCGTCGGCTTCCAGACGCGCATTGCGTCCTATCTGCTGGCCGCATTCTGCTTGGTTACCGGTTTGGTCTTCCATAGCGGCGCCATCAACGTTCCGGACTTTCCGGCGGCTGCCAACGGCCTGCTGACCGTCTTCAACCAGATCATGATGATGAAAAACATCACGATCGCCGGGGCCTTCTTGGTGCTGGCCGCCTTCGGTCCGGGCGCGCTTTCGGTCGATGCCCGCACTGGAAAGGCCCTCGCCACCGCCTAA
- a CDS encoding RbsD/FucU family protein → MLKGINPLLGPELLAALRAMGHGDEIALVDGNYPGEEHARRLVRLDGHGLIPVLDAILSVLPIDDFVPEAIFRATVKQDKQALDPVHREIIECCGRHEPSREVVPLLGADFYPRVKAAHTVVQTSEPRLYGNVILRKGVIYP, encoded by the coding sequence ATGCTGAAAGGAATAAACCCGCTGCTCGGTCCGGAGCTTCTCGCGGCACTGAGGGCAATGGGTCACGGCGACGAGATCGCGCTCGTCGACGGCAATTATCCGGGCGAGGAACATGCGCGTCGCCTTGTCCGCCTCGACGGACACGGCCTCATCCCCGTGCTCGACGCGATCTTGAGCGTCCTGCCGATCGACGACTTCGTACCCGAGGCGATCTTCCGCGCCACCGTCAAGCAGGACAAGCAGGCGCTCGACCCCGTACATCGGGAAATCATCGAATGCTGCGGCAGGCATGAGCCATCACGGGAGGTCGTGCCGCTGCTCGGCGCCGACTTCTATCCGCGCGTGAAGGCCGCCCATACGGTGGTGCAGACCAGCGAACCGCGTCTTTACGGTAACGTCATTCTCCGCAAGGGCGTCATCTACCCCTGA
- a CDS encoding ROK family transcriptional regulator, with amino-acid sequence MSLTDDSRGGSTQPDVIDPSGGANQTRVRAYNERLVMSLVRRHGSLSKADIARRSGLSAQTVSVIMRALERDGLLIRGAPVRGRVGQPSIPMRLNPDSVYSFGVKIGRRSADLVLMDFVGNIRLHLHQIHTYPLPEDLVTFIVGGIEKLEQQLAPEQRARIAGVGIATPFELWNWAEEVGAPREEMDRWRDANLQTAVAAQIRHPVFLQNDGTSACGAELAFGVGSSYPDFVYFYIGSFIGGGIVLNSALFSGRTGTAGAVGPLPVSGKDGKSTQLLKIASVFVLENLLRERGIDPQPLWYSADDWIDFGEPLEIWIQDTAYALAQAVVSAASIIDFSAAVIDGGFPPWVRARILAATRRALQTLDLQGVTVPDLVEGAVGSHARAIGGASLPLFSRYLLDTNVLFKELS; translated from the coding sequence ATGTCACTGACAGACGATTCCCGCGGGGGATCAACGCAACCGGACGTGATAGACCCAAGCGGCGGAGCGAACCAGACCCGTGTGCGCGCCTATAACGAGCGCCTGGTCATGTCGCTCGTCCGTCGCCACGGCAGTCTGTCGAAAGCGGACATCGCCCGCCGCTCCGGCCTCTCCGCCCAAACCGTCTCGGTCATCATGCGCGCGCTGGAACGCGACGGCCTCCTAATCCGTGGCGCCCCGGTGCGCGGTCGCGTCGGCCAGCCATCGATTCCGATGCGCCTCAATCCGGATTCGGTCTACTCATTCGGCGTCAAGATCGGCCGCCGCAGCGCAGACCTGGTTCTGATGGATTTCGTCGGCAATATCCGGCTGCATCTGCATCAGATCCACACCTACCCGCTGCCCGAGGACCTCGTCACCTTCATCGTCGGCGGCATTGAAAAACTCGAGCAGCAACTCGCGCCCGAGCAGCGGGCGCGGATCGCCGGCGTCGGCATTGCGACGCCCTTCGAACTCTGGAACTGGGCCGAGGAAGTCGGCGCGCCGCGCGAAGAAATGGACCGCTGGCGTGACGCCAACCTGCAGACAGCCGTAGCCGCACAGATACGCCACCCGGTCTTTCTGCAGAACGACGGAACGAGCGCCTGCGGAGCGGAACTCGCCTTCGGTGTCGGCTCAAGCTATCCCGACTTCGTCTATTTCTATATCGGCTCCTTCATCGGCGGCGGCATCGTCCTCAACTCCGCCCTGTTTTCCGGGCGGACCGGAACCGCAGGAGCGGTCGGCCCGCTGCCGGTCTCGGGCAAGGACGGCAAGTCCACGCAATTGCTAAAGATCGCTTCCGTCTTCGTGCTTGAAAACCTGCTGCGCGAACGCGGCATCGATCCGCAGCCGCTCTGGTATTCGGCCGACGACTGGATCGACTTCGGCGAACCGCTCGAGATCTGGATCCAGGACACCGCCTATGCGCTCGCGCAGGCCGTGGTCTCCGCCGCATCGATCATCGATTTCTCCGCAGCCGTCATCGATGGCGGTTTTCCTCCCTGGGTGCGGGCGCGTATCCTTGCGGCGACGCGCCGGGCGCTGCAGACGCTCGACCTTCAGGGCGTGACGGTTCCGGATCTTGTCGAAGGCGCGGTCGGGAGCCACGCCCGGGCGATCGGCGGGGCGAGCCTTCCTCTGTTTTCCCGCTATCTCTTGGACACCAATGTCCTCTTCAAGGAGCTCAGTTGA
- a CDS encoding sugar ABC transporter substrate-binding protein, producing the protein MKKTVLSAAFGALALGVAFASPSQAADVSACLITKTDTNPFFVKMKEGATAKAQELGMTLKSYAGKIDGDSESQVAAIETCIADGAKGILLTASDTKGIVPQVQKARDAGLLVIALDTPLEPLDAADATFATDNLLAGKLIGQWAAATLGDAAKEAKVAFLDLTPSQPTVDVLRDQGFMIGFGIDPKDPNKIGDEDDARIVGHDVTNGNEEGGRTAMENLLQKDPTINVVHTINEPAAAGAYEALKAVGREKDVLIVSVDGGCPGVKNVADGVIGATSQQYPLMMAALGIEAIKKFADTGEKPKPTEGKDFVDTGVSLVTDRPVSGVESIDTKVGTDKCWG; encoded by the coding sequence ATGAAGAAAACAGTTCTTTCTGCCGCATTCGGCGCGCTCGCGCTTGGCGTGGCCTTCGCTTCGCCGTCGCAGGCGGCCGATGTCTCCGCCTGCCTCATCACCAAGACCGACACCAATCCCTTCTTCGTGAAGATGAAGGAAGGTGCCACCGCCAAGGCGCAGGAACTCGGCATGACGCTGAAGTCCTATGCCGGCAAGATCGACGGCGATTCCGAAAGCCAGGTCGCGGCGATCGAAACCTGCATCGCCGATGGTGCCAAGGGCATTCTCCTGACGGCATCCGACACCAAGGGCATCGTGCCGCAGGTGCAGAAGGCACGTGATGCCGGCTTGCTTGTCATCGCGCTCGACACGCCTCTTGAGCCGCTCGATGCCGCTGACGCCACTTTCGCGACGGACAACCTGCTTGCCGGCAAGCTGATCGGCCAATGGGCGGCCGCGACGCTCGGTGACGCCGCCAAGGAAGCCAAGGTCGCCTTCCTCGACCTGACGCCGTCGCAGCCGACTGTCGACGTCCTGCGCGACCAGGGCTTTATGATCGGCTTCGGCATCGACCCGAAGGACCCGAACAAGATCGGTGACGAGGACGACGCGCGCATAGTCGGCCACGACGTCACCAACGGCAACGAAGAGGGCGGTCGTACGGCTATGGAGAACCTCCTCCAGAAGGATCCGACCATCAACGTCGTGCACACGATCAACGAACCGGCCGCCGCCGGTGCCTATGAGGCGCTGAAGGCCGTCGGTCGTGAAAAGGACGTGCTGATCGTTTCCGTCGACGGTGGTTGCCCGGGCGTCAAGAACGTCGCCGACGGCGTCATCGGCGCGACGTCGCAACAATATCCGCTGATGATGGCTGCGCTCGGCATCGAGGCGATCAAGAAGTTCGCCGATACCGGCGAAAAGCCGAAGCCGACCGAAGGCAAGGACTTCGTCGATACCGGCGTCTCGCTCGTTACCGACAGGCCGGTCTCGGGTGTCGAGTCGATCGACACCAAGGTCGGCACGGACAAGTGCTGGGGCTGA
- a CDS encoding ABC transporter permease, producing the protein MAEPNTAAQPSQEFEKVLANSSTDVASFDTHDKTPLQKLQHFLHSSPAAVPLIVLVLSLATFGAILGGKFFSAFTLTLILQQVAIVGIVGAAQTLVILTAGIDLSVGAMMVLSSVIMGQFTFRYGLPPALSVLCGLGVGALCGFINGTLVARMKLPPFIVTLGMWQIVLASNFLYSANETIRAQDISANAPILQFFGQNFRIGNAVFTYGVVAMVLLVGLLWYVLNRTAWGRYVYAVGDDPEAAKLAGVNVKGMLVTIYTLSGLICALAGWALIGRIGSVSPTAGQFANIESITAVVIGGISLFGGRGSILGMLFGALIVGVFSLGLRLMGTDPQWTYLLIGLLIIIAVAIDQWIRKVAA; encoded by the coding sequence ATGGCCGAACCAAATACAGCCGCACAGCCATCCCAGGAATTCGAAAAGGTCCTGGCCAACAGCTCGACGGACGTGGCGTCATTCGACACGCATGACAAGACGCCACTTCAGAAGCTCCAGCATTTCCTTCATTCAAGCCCGGCCGCCGTTCCGCTGATCGTGCTGGTCCTGTCGCTGGCGACCTTCGGCGCCATCCTCGGCGGCAAGTTCTTTTCCGCCTTCACGCTGACGCTCATCCTGCAGCAGGTGGCGATCGTCGGCATCGTCGGCGCCGCCCAGACGCTCGTCATCCTGACGGCCGGCATCGATCTCTCGGTCGGCGCCATGATGGTGCTGTCATCGGTGATCATGGGGCAGTTCACCTTCCGCTACGGCTTGCCGCCGGCCTTGTCGGTGCTCTGCGGTCTCGGCGTCGGGGCGCTCTGCGGCTTCATCAACGGCACGCTCGTCGCGCGCATGAAGTTGCCGCCCTTCATCGTCACGCTCGGCATGTGGCAGATCGTGCTCGCCTCCAACTTCCTCTATTCCGCCAACGAGACGATCCGCGCCCAGGATATCTCCGCCAACGCACCGATCCTGCAGTTCTTCGGTCAGAACTTCCGCATCGGCAATGCCGTCTTCACCTATGGCGTCGTCGCCATGGTGCTTCTCGTGGGCTTGCTCTGGTACGTGCTCAACCGTACCGCCTGGGGGCGCTATGTCTACGCGGTCGGCGACGACCCGGAGGCGGCCAAGCTCGCCGGCGTCAATGTCAAGGGCATGCTCGTTACCATCTACACTCTGTCCGGCCTCATCTGCGCGCTTGCCGGCTGGGCTTTGATCGGCCGCATCGGCTCCGTTTCGCCGACGGCGGGCCAGTTCGCGAACATCGAATCGATCACCGCCGTGGTGATCGGCGGCATCTCGCTGTTCGGCGGCCGTGGCTCCATTCTTGGTATGCTCTTCGGCGCGTTGATCGTTGGCGTCTTCTCGCTCGGGCTTCGCCTGATGGGCACGGATCCGCAATGGACCTATCTCCTGATCGGCTTGCTGATCATCATCGCCGTCGCAATCGACCAGTGGATCAGAAAGGTAGCAGCCTGA
- a CDS encoding ATP-binding cassette domain-containing protein produces the protein MAQQPILTARGLVKRYGRVTALDHADFDLYPGEILAVIGDNGAGKSSMIKAISGAITPDEGEIQLEGQPVNFRSPMEARKAGIETVYQNLALSPALSIADNMFLGREIRKPGIMGKWFRSLDRVAMEKQARAKLSELGLMTIQNINQAVETLSGGQRQGVAVARAAAFGSKVVIMDEPTAALGVKESRRVLELILDVRRRGLPIVLISHNMPHVFEVADRIHIHRLGRRLCVINPKEYTMSDAVAFMTGAKAPPGEAKAA, from the coding sequence ATGGCACAACAACCCATTCTCACCGCTCGCGGTCTCGTCAAGCGCTACGGTCGCGTGACCGCTCTCGACCACGCCGATTTCGATCTCTACCCGGGTGAAATCCTGGCCGTGATCGGCGACAACGGCGCCGGCAAATCCTCGATGATCAAGGCGATCTCCGGCGCCATCACGCCCGACGAGGGCGAGATCCAGCTCGAAGGCCAGCCGGTGAATTTCCGCTCGCCGATGGAAGCCAGGAAGGCCGGCATCGAGACCGTCTATCAGAACCTGGCCTTGTCGCCGGCGCTGTCGATCGCCGACAACATGTTTCTGGGCCGCGAGATCCGCAAGCCGGGCATCATGGGCAAGTGGTTCCGCTCGCTGGACCGCGTGGCCATGGAAAAACAGGCGCGGGCAAAGCTCTCCGAACTCGGCCTGATGACGATCCAGAACATCAACCAGGCGGTGGAAACGCTCTCGGGCGGCCAGCGTCAGGGTGTTGCCGTCGCGCGCGCCGCGGCCTTCGGTTCCAAGGTGGTCATCATGGACGAACCGACCGCAGCACTCGGCGTCAAGGAAAGCCGGCGCGTGCTGGAACTGATCCTCGACGTTCGCCGCCGCGGCCTGCCGATCGTCTTGATCTCGCACAATATGCCGCACGTCTTCGAGGTCGCGGACCGCATCCACATCCACCGCCTCGGCCGGCGGCTCTGCGTCATCAATCCGAAGGAATACACGATGTCGGATGCGGTGGCTTTCATGACCGGGGCGAAGGCACCTCCGGGCGAGGCGAAGGCGGCATGA
- a CDS encoding nucleoside triphosphate hydrolase, with amino-acid sequence MNLQSLRDEILKRAGDAGRFIVAIAGPPGAGKSTLSEALSKALAEAGERSAVLPMDGFHMDNAVLEEKGLLSRKGAPETFDFRSFLSTITAVRANDGEVLVPIFDRSRELAIASARVIAPETRIILVEGNYLMLGEAPWNGLDGAFDFSIFIDPGLEVIERRLLKRWFDHGYDDETAKTKAFDNDIPNARRILGSRRPADLVIRDF; translated from the coding sequence ATGAACCTGCAGTCCTTGCGGGATGAGATCCTGAAGCGGGCGGGTGATGCCGGCCGCTTTATCGTCGCTATCGCCGGCCCGCCTGGCGCCGGCAAATCGACGCTGTCCGAAGCGCTTTCCAAGGCGCTTGCCGAGGCAGGCGAGCGCTCGGCGGTCTTGCCGATGGACGGCTTCCACATGGACAATGCCGTCCTCGAAGAGAAGGGGCTGCTTTCCCGCAAGGGTGCGCCCGAAACCTTCGACTTCCGATCGTTCCTCTCGACCATCACCGCCGTTCGGGCCAATGACGGCGAAGTCCTCGTGCCGATCTTCGACCGATCGCGCGAGCTGGCAATTGCATCGGCGCGGGTGATCGCCCCGGAGACGCGCATAATCCTTGTTGAAGGCAACTATCTCATGCTCGGCGAAGCGCCGTGGAACGGGCTCGACGGTGCCTTCGATTTTTCGATTTTCATCGATCCCGGCCTTGAGGTGATCGAGCGGCGATTGCTGAAGCGTTGGTTCGATCACGGCTACGACGACGAGACCGCGAAGACGAAGGCGTTCGACAACGATATCCCGAATGCCCGGCGCATTCTCGGCAGCCGCCGGCCGGCCGATCTCGTCATCCGCGATTTCTGA
- the pyrC gene encoding dihydroorotase — protein MQDLVIRRPDDWHLHLRDGGMLRGVIADTSRHFARAIIMPNLVPPVVTTADAAAYRERILAAVPAEDRFEPLMTLYLTEGTDPNDVEAGFRRGLVKAVKLYPAGATTNSHSGVRDIEKAMPVLERMAAIGTPLCVHGEVTTADVDIFDREAVFIETVLDPLRRRLPELRITMEHVTTKDGIDYIKASKANLAGSITTHHLIINRNAILVGGIKPHYYCLPVAKRETHRLALRAAATSGDTRFFLGTDSAPHVDPLKECACGCAGIYTSINTMSCLAHVFEEEGALDRLEAFASLNGPAWYGLPVNEETITLRKSEEPVRYPAKVETEVGPVTVFDPMYPLYWAVV, from the coding sequence ATGCAAGACCTCGTTATCCGCCGCCCGGATGATTGGCACCTTCACCTGCGCGATGGCGGCATGCTGCGCGGCGTGATCGCGGACACGAGCCGCCACTTCGCCCGCGCCATCATCATGCCCAACCTGGTGCCGCCGGTGGTGACCACGGCCGATGCGGCTGCCTATCGTGAGCGCATCCTCGCCGCCGTTCCCGCTGAGGATCGGTTCGAGCCGTTGATGACGCTCTATCTGACCGAAGGCACCGATCCGAACGATGTCGAGGCGGGCTTTAGACGTGGCCTCGTCAAAGCGGTCAAGCTCTATCCGGCCGGGGCGACGACCAACTCGCACAGCGGCGTTCGCGACATCGAAAAGGCAATGCCGGTACTGGAGCGAATGGCCGCGATCGGCACACCGCTCTGCGTCCACGGAGAGGTGACGACGGCTGACGTCGACATCTTCGACCGCGAAGCGGTGTTCATCGAAACCGTGCTCGATCCCCTCCGCCGGCGCCTGCCCGAGCTCCGCATCACGATGGAGCATGTGACGACCAAGGATGGGATCGATTATATCAAGGCGTCAAAGGCCAATCTCGCCGGCTCGATCACGACCCATCATCTGATCATCAACCGCAACGCCATCCTCGTCGGCGGTATCAAGCCGCATTATTACTGCCTGCCGGTCGCCAAGCGTGAGACGCACCGCCTGGCGCTGCGCGCGGCGGCCACGTCCGGAGATACCCGCTTCTTCCTCGGCACTGATTCCGCGCCGCATGTCGATCCGCTGAAAGAATGCGCCTGCGGCTGCGCCGGCATCTACACCTCGATCAACACCATGAGCTGCCTCGCCCATGTCTTCGAGGAAGAGGGGGCGCTCGACCGCCTCGAGGCCTTTGCGTCGTTGAACGGTCCCGCCTGGTATGGCCTGCCGGTGAACGAGGAGACGATCACGCTGCGCAAGAGCGAAGAGCCGGTCCGTTACCCCGCCAAGGTCGAGACGGAAGTTGGCCCGGTCACGGTTTTCGATCCGATGTACCCGCTCTACTGGGCGGTTGTCTGA
- a CDS encoding orotate phosphoribosyltransferase, with amino-acid sequence MFSNAFTDKAVMAELVAKMLWEIKAVHFRADEPYKLSSGMASPVYIDCRKLISYPRIRSAVMDFAAATILREAGFEQFDVIAGGETAGIPFAAMLAERLGLPMIYVRKAPKGHGRNARIEGHMPEGARVLVIEDLTTAGGSMFKFIDAIRAAGGVVDHGIALFYYDIFPEARADMKSKGVDLHFIATWRNVLAVAREQTLFDEKTLNEVEAFLNAPLAWSGRNGGVSALAAQ; translated from the coding sequence ATGTTTTCCAATGCGTTCACCGACAAGGCGGTGATGGCCGAACTGGTCGCGAAAATGCTCTGGGAGATCAAGGCGGTACATTTCCGCGCCGACGAGCCCTACAAGCTCTCCTCCGGCATGGCGAGCCCTGTCTATATCGACTGCCGCAAGCTGATCTCCTATCCGCGCATCCGTTCGGCGGTGATGGATTTCGCCGCCGCGACGATCCTTCGCGAGGCCGGCTTCGAGCAGTTCGACGTCATCGCCGGCGGAGAGACGGCCGGCATTCCCTTCGCAGCCATGCTTGCGGAGCGTCTCGGCCTGCCGATGATCTATGTGCGCAAGGCCCCGAAGGGCCATGGCCGCAATGCCCGGATCGAGGGTCACATGCCGGAAGGCGCGCGCGTGCTGGTCATCGAGGACCTGACGACCGCCGGCGGCTCGATGTTCAAGTTCATCGACGCGATCCGCGCGGCCGGCGGCGTGGTCGACCATGGCATCGCGCTCTTCTATTACGACATCTTCCCGGAAGCGCGGGCGGACATGAAATCGAAGGGCGTCGACCTGCACTTCATCGCCACCTGGCGCAACGTGCTGGCGGTTGCCCGCGAGCAGACGCTGTTCGACGAGAAGACGCTGAACGAGGTCGAAGCCTTTCTCAACGCCCCACTCGCCTGGTCCGGCCGCAACGGCGGCGTCAGCGCGCTCGCAGCCCAGTAG